The following DNA comes from Vibrio gigantis.
AACAACAAGATCTCACGTAGCTATTTCGACTTTGTTGTTTGTGATCCGAGAACGCTAGAACCTCGCGTTATTATCGAACTTGATAACGGCAAAGAGCTCACTAAAGGGAAAGTCGACCGCGAAAAGCTACTTATTCACGTGTGTAAGTCAGCAGGTTTACCTCTGATTGGTGCATCTATTAAACACAGCTATCAAGTGAGTCGTTTGAAGAGGTTGCTGGCAGCGCACATTGATTTAATCGAGCCATCAAAAGAAGTGCGCTTCTGTAAGAAGTGTGGCAGCCCGATGATCATCAAACTGGCGAGTCAGGGGGATTATAAAGGGAGACGTTTCTTTACTTGTAGCCGCCAGCCAAACTGTACCTATACCGAAAACTACAACGTTGTATTCGATGTAGATGAGGAATAACACAAAATAGGGCATATCTTTGAGTGTGATGTAACTCAACTTTATTTACGTTTCACGTCTAAAAATTCAACGTATTGATGCGAATAAGAGCAAACGGTTGATTCAAGTGTAATTTCTACTTGCGCCGCAATAAATCAGTCGTTACTATCTTCCTCGTTCTAAAGGAATGCGTCCGTAGCTCAGTTGGTTAGAGTACCGCCTTGACATGGCGGGGGTCGGTGATTCGAGTTCACTCGGACGCACCATTCCTTCTTTAGTTTTTATTGCATAACTATTGAGTTTGTCACAATGGTAGTAATAAGAAATTAGAACACCGCCCGCTTAGCTCAGTTGGTTAGAGTACTTGCATGACATGCAAGGTGTCACTGGTTCGAGTCCAGTAGCGGGCACCAAATTCGTTCTTTATGAACAAGCAAAAAAGCCCACCTAGTGTGGGCTTTTTTGTGTCTAAAACTCCTCT
Coding sequences within:
- a CDS encoding DUF2726 domain-containing protein, translated to MTNIFIVVIVLVVFFYFIQKYVVKHDDTKDHAYQKKGALMSAQQATFYNALKSAVGNHGEVFAKVSMSNVLVPAKTNNKKNWFIANNKISRSYFDFVVCDPRTLEPRVIIELDNGKELTKGKVDREKLLIHVCKSAGLPLIGASIKHSYQVSRLKRLLAAHIDLIEPSKEVRFCKKCGSPMIIKLASQGDYKGRRFFTCSRQPNCTYTENYNVVFDVDEE